A region from the Linepithema humile isolate Giens D197 chromosome 1, Lhum_UNIL_v1.0, whole genome shotgun sequence genome encodes:
- the LOC105678625 gene encoding sphingomyelin phosphodiesterase isoform X1 — protein sequence MPNQSKTSSSCIFLLCCIFLTSSIWVAVGNPIWHKTKREAEIASTNWTALADEWVTKAKARANDRMDIALLPFNDKFRKLPPTAETFIVNGTSAEQMARLNYSRMLWDMETVQPTGHLSGFVDKALKLLDLRQVMMEVETSVMSKVSCTACKVGAGLLQHYIKAGKSDEEIMASIYQFCVSLNIQSARVCHGVTLLFGGEVIYVLKKVNMGPAQICSFVIGDACDDAFNPLHEWEVAFPPVKKPPIKPPIPPQEAAPTFKVLHISDTHYDPYYQEGANAECNEPLCCRLTNGAPLTASAGAGRWGDYRKCDTPKRTIDHMLKHIADTHSDIDYILWTGDLPPHDVWNQTREENLKVLRDTVTQMVEMFPGIPIFPALGNHESAPVNSFPPPFVPEENSISWLYDDLDKHWRRWLPAGVSHTVRRGAFYSVLVRPGFRILSVNMNYCNNKNWWLLLNSTDPVSELQWLVYELQGAEISGEKVHIIGHIPPGHSDCLKVWSRNYYHIINRYESTITAQFFGHTHYDEFQIFYDTSDLGRALSIAYVGPSVSPYYDLNPGYRIYYVDGDHAKTTRMVVDHESWVMNLKEANLYDYPIWHKLYSARQAYQMTSLLPKDWDSLIDKMANEPALFDLYYKHYYKNSPVRPACNDECRKRLLCDLRSGRSHDRKALCQSLEARIDVETRTGWRAWIYKGLALSYVKDWWFELYSGNTETNEVKESIVPDK from the exons ATGCCAAATCAAAGCAAGACATCGTCAAGCTGCATCTTCTTATTATGCTGCATCTTTTTAACGAGTTCGATATGGGTTGCTGTCG GAAATCCCATCTGGCACAAAACGAAACGAGAAGCAGAGATAGCGTCGACCAACTGGACCGCGTTGGCCGACGAATGGGTCACGAAGGCGAAGGCCAGGGCCAACGATCGAATGGACATCGCTCTGCTGCCGTTCAACGACAAATTCCGGAAATTGCCGCCAACGGCGGAGACTTTCATCGTTAACGGCACAAGTGCGGAACAAATGGCACGG TTAAATTACTCGCGGATGCTGTGGGACATGGAAACAGTCCAGCCGACTGGCCATCTGTCCGGATTCGTGGACAAAGCTCTTAAGCTGCTGGACCTGCGGCAGGTGATGATGGAAGTGGAGACCTCCGTGATGTCCAAGGTCTCGTGCACCGCTTGCAAAGTCGGTGCTGGCTTGCTGCAGCATTACATAAAGGCCGGCAAGAGCGACGAGGAGATCATGGCCAGTATATACCAGTTCTGCGTATCGCTCAACATACAAAGCGCCCGCGTTTGTCACGGAGTCACTTTGCTCTTCGGG GGAGAAGTAATTTACGTGCTGAAGAAGGTAAACATGGGTCCAGCGCAGATCTGCAGCTTCGTGATCGGCGACGCGTGCGACGACGCGTTTAATCCGCTGCACGAGTGGGAGGTGGCCTTCCCGCCGGTCAAGAAACCTCCGATCAAGCCGCCAATACCGCCGCAGGAAGCTGCGCCGACCTTCAAGGTCCTGCACATCTCCGACACGCACTACGACCCATACTATCAAGAGGGCGCAAACGCCGAGTGTAATGAGCCGCTTTGCTGCCGGCTGACGAACGGTGCCCCGTTGACCGCCTCGGCCGGAGCCGGACGATGGGGAGATTACCGCAAGTGTGACACGCCTAAACGCACGATCGACCACATGCTCAAGCACATCGCCGACACACATTCG gacattgattatattttgtgGACGGGCGATTTGCCGCCTCATGACGTATGGAATCAAACACGTGAAGAAAATCTAAAAGTGTTGCGTGACACGGTCACGCAGATGGTGGAGATGTTCCCCGGCATACCGATATTTCCGGCCTTGGGGAATCACGAAAGCGCGCCGGTCAACAG ttttccgCCACCTTTCGTGCCTGAAGAAAACAGCATTTCCTGGCTGTATGACGATCTGGATAAGCACTGGCGGCGTTGGTTGCCAGCCGGTGTGTCGCACACCGTTCGTCGCGGCGCCTTCTATTCGGTCTTGGTTCGGCCAGGTTTCAGAATACTCTCGGTCAACATGAATTACTGTAACAACAAAAACTGGTGGTTGCTGTTGAACAGCACGGATCCGGTTAGCGAGCTGCAGTGGCTCGTGTACGAGCTGCAGGGTGCCGAGATAAGCGGCGAGAAGGTGCACATAATCGGCCATATTCCTCCCGGACACTCGGATTGTCTTAAGGTGTGGTCGAGGAACTACTACCACATCATTAATCG ATATGAATCAACGATCACGGCCCAGTTCTTCGGACACACGCATTACGACGAGTTCCagatattttatgatacatCAGACCTTGGCAGAGCGCTCAGCATCGCCTACGTCGGTCCTTCGGTCTCGCCTTACTATGATCTCAATCCGGGCTATCGCATATACTACGTCGATGGTGACCACGCGAAGACGACAAGA ATGGTCGTCGATCACGAGAGCTGGGTCATGAATCTCAAAGAGGCGAACCTTTACGATTACCCAATCTGGCATAAACTGTACAGCGCGCGACAAGCCTACCAAATGACGTCGCTCTTGCCGAAGGATTGGGACTCCTTGATCGACAAGATGGCCAACGAGCCAGCTCTCTTCGATCTCTACTACAA ACACTACTATAAGAATTCTCCGGTACGACCGGCATGCAATGACGAGTGTCGCAAGAGATTGCTGTGCGATCTACGCAGCGGAAGAAGCCACGATCGCAAAGCACTGTGCCAGAGTTTAGAAGCGAGAATTGATGTAGAAACGAGAACGGGATGGCGAGCATGGATTTACAAAGGACTTGCATTATCGTACGTAAAGGACTGGTGGTTCGAACTTTACTCCGGCAATACTGAAACTAACGAAGTTAAAGAATCGATTGTTCCAGATAAATAG
- the LOC105678628 gene encoding selenoprotein F: MNYSLYTVLFSFIAVVDIVIAEFSADDCKVLGFNKANLLCSTCEHFTEPSLAKILSSCKECCLKDDYDLSGSRRYPKAVLEVCTCKFGQYPQIQAFIKSDRPKKYKNLSIKYVRGLDPIIKLYDAENRVEDVLDIHKWDTDSVDEFLSTHLSKD; encoded by the exons ATGAATTATTCACTATATACGGTTCTATTCTCGTTCATTGCTGTG GTGGATATTGTCATTGCAGAATTTTCAGCAGATGATTGTAAAGTGTTAGGCTTTAACAAAGCCAACTTACTTTGTTCGACCTGTGAACACTTTACTGAACCCAGTTTAgccaaaatttt gAGTTCATGTAAAGAATGTTGTCTAAAAGATGATTATGATTTGTCTGGATCAAGACGATATCCTAAAGCTGTTCTCGAAGTTTGTACATGCAAATTTGGACAATATCCGCAAATACAAG ctTTTATTAAAAGTGATCGACCAAAGAAATACAAGAACCTCAGCATAAAATACGTAAGAGGTTTGGATCcaattattaaactatatgATGCCGAAAATAGAGTTGAAGATGTACTTGATATACACAAGTGGGATACAGACTCTGTAGATGAATTTTTGTCGACTCATCTTTCTaaggattaa
- the LOC105678625 gene encoding sphingomyelin phosphodiesterase isoform X3 has protein sequence MPNQSKTSSSCIFLLCCIFLTSSIWVAVGNPIWHKTKREAEIASTNWTALADEWVTKAKARANDRMDIALLPFNDKFRKLPPTAETFIVNGTSAEQMARLNYSRMLWDMETVQPTGHLSGFVDKALKLLDLRQVMMEVETSVMSKVSCTACKVGAGLLQHYIKAGKSDEEIMASIYQFCVSLNIQSARVCHGVTLLFGGEVIYVLKKVNMGPAQICSFVIGDACDDAFNPLHEWEVAFPPVKKPPIKPPIPPQEAAPTFKVLHISDTHYDPYYQEGANAECNEPLCCRLTNGAPLTASAGAGRWGDYRKCDTPKRTIDHMLKHIADTHSDIDYILWTGDLPPHDVWNQTREENLKVLRDTVTQMVEMFPGIPIFPALGNHESAPVNSFPPPFVPEENSISWLYDDLDKHWRRWLPAGVSHTVRRGAFYSVLVRPGFRILSVNMNYCNNKNWWLLLNSTDPVSELQWLVYELQGAEISGEKVHIIGHIPPGHSDCLKVWSRNYYHIINRYESTITAQFFGHTHYDEFQIFYDTSDLGRALSIAYVGPSVSPYYDLNPGYRIYYVDGDHAKTTRMVVDHESWVMNLKEANLYDYPIWHKLYSARQAYQMTSLLPKDWDSLIDKMANEPALFDLYYKHYYKNSPVRPACNDECRKRLLCDLRSGRSHDRKALCQSLEARIDVETRTGWRAWIYKGLALSGFFAKQVVS, from the exons ATGCCAAATCAAAGCAAGACATCGTCAAGCTGCATCTTCTTATTATGCTGCATCTTTTTAACGAGTTCGATATGGGTTGCTGTCG GAAATCCCATCTGGCACAAAACGAAACGAGAAGCAGAGATAGCGTCGACCAACTGGACCGCGTTGGCCGACGAATGGGTCACGAAGGCGAAGGCCAGGGCCAACGATCGAATGGACATCGCTCTGCTGCCGTTCAACGACAAATTCCGGAAATTGCCGCCAACGGCGGAGACTTTCATCGTTAACGGCACAAGTGCGGAACAAATGGCACGG TTAAATTACTCGCGGATGCTGTGGGACATGGAAACAGTCCAGCCGACTGGCCATCTGTCCGGATTCGTGGACAAAGCTCTTAAGCTGCTGGACCTGCGGCAGGTGATGATGGAAGTGGAGACCTCCGTGATGTCCAAGGTCTCGTGCACCGCTTGCAAAGTCGGTGCTGGCTTGCTGCAGCATTACATAAAGGCCGGCAAGAGCGACGAGGAGATCATGGCCAGTATATACCAGTTCTGCGTATCGCTCAACATACAAAGCGCCCGCGTTTGTCACGGAGTCACTTTGCTCTTCGGG GGAGAAGTAATTTACGTGCTGAAGAAGGTAAACATGGGTCCAGCGCAGATCTGCAGCTTCGTGATCGGCGACGCGTGCGACGACGCGTTTAATCCGCTGCACGAGTGGGAGGTGGCCTTCCCGCCGGTCAAGAAACCTCCGATCAAGCCGCCAATACCGCCGCAGGAAGCTGCGCCGACCTTCAAGGTCCTGCACATCTCCGACACGCACTACGACCCATACTATCAAGAGGGCGCAAACGCCGAGTGTAATGAGCCGCTTTGCTGCCGGCTGACGAACGGTGCCCCGTTGACCGCCTCGGCCGGAGCCGGACGATGGGGAGATTACCGCAAGTGTGACACGCCTAAACGCACGATCGACCACATGCTCAAGCACATCGCCGACACACATTCG gacattgattatattttgtgGACGGGCGATTTGCCGCCTCATGACGTATGGAATCAAACACGTGAAGAAAATCTAAAAGTGTTGCGTGACACGGTCACGCAGATGGTGGAGATGTTCCCCGGCATACCGATATTTCCGGCCTTGGGGAATCACGAAAGCGCGCCGGTCAACAG ttttccgCCACCTTTCGTGCCTGAAGAAAACAGCATTTCCTGGCTGTATGACGATCTGGATAAGCACTGGCGGCGTTGGTTGCCAGCCGGTGTGTCGCACACCGTTCGTCGCGGCGCCTTCTATTCGGTCTTGGTTCGGCCAGGTTTCAGAATACTCTCGGTCAACATGAATTACTGTAACAACAAAAACTGGTGGTTGCTGTTGAACAGCACGGATCCGGTTAGCGAGCTGCAGTGGCTCGTGTACGAGCTGCAGGGTGCCGAGATAAGCGGCGAGAAGGTGCACATAATCGGCCATATTCCTCCCGGACACTCGGATTGTCTTAAGGTGTGGTCGAGGAACTACTACCACATCATTAATCG ATATGAATCAACGATCACGGCCCAGTTCTTCGGACACACGCATTACGACGAGTTCCagatattttatgatacatCAGACCTTGGCAGAGCGCTCAGCATCGCCTACGTCGGTCCTTCGGTCTCGCCTTACTATGATCTCAATCCGGGCTATCGCATATACTACGTCGATGGTGACCACGCGAAGACGACAAGA ATGGTCGTCGATCACGAGAGCTGGGTCATGAATCTCAAAGAGGCGAACCTTTACGATTACCCAATCTGGCATAAACTGTACAGCGCGCGACAAGCCTACCAAATGACGTCGCTCTTGCCGAAGGATTGGGACTCCTTGATCGACAAGATGGCCAACGAGCCAGCTCTCTTCGATCTCTACTACAA ACACTACTATAAGAATTCTCCGGTACGACCGGCATGCAATGACGAGTGTCGCAAGAGATTGCTGTGCGATCTACGCAGCGGAAGAAGCCACGATCGCAAAGCACTGTGCCAGAGTTTAGAAGCGAGAATTGATGTAGAAACGAGAACGGGATGGCGAGCATGGATTTACAAAGGACTTGCATTATC AGGTTTCTTCGCGAAACAAGTCGTATCGTAA
- the rswl gene encoding mitochondrial ribonuclease P protein 1 homolog: MYNHVRRCLIVSVKIHRKFLTQSIHERVSSTQINHYIHRWNDATYKRFCSEAAIKIENNEANNEANISPKDLTQQKFDQFLSDPENKKLYDILQLEINVLRYNAERIPENIEPKDWLMLFTMKTKSKRKKYLLFLWKTERSKENLKAKKELKKAEMLTRWEERKKEKDQDTGDIKYGLFQNTLFLRIYPKTMHDWLNARLIRNMMFEPKLVFDCSYEAHMNSSEIHNCAKQLTMAFAKNRSHDSPMCFYFCNLNKDGMLKQFFHRNMPNLMDDDFPAFVTSQSYLEIFPKDQLVYLTPHCKTDMVEYDPDLVYIIGAMVDKSNPQPFSLAKAKRYGIRMAKLPLEKHLAWGTSSNKNLTIDQMTTILLDLKHTRNWEKALKQNVPCRKLKEARENALQMKVNKFSRFQAQNFQSQNIESNIQTQNTESNIQTELTFHNRKKM, encoded by the exons ATGTATAATCACGTAAGGAGATGTCTGATTGTCTCGGTAAAAATTCATAGgaaatttttaacacaatCGATCCATGAACGTGTTTCATCAACTCAGATTAACCATTATATTCATCGTTGGAATGATGCGACATATAAGCGATTTTGTAGTGAAGCCGCAATCAAGATAGAAAACAATGAAGCAAACAATGAAGCAAATATTAGTCCGAAAGATTTAACTCAGCAGAAGTTTGATCAGTTTCTGTCTGATcctgaaaataagaaattatatgacatattacaattagaaataaatgttttacgaTACAATGCAGAGCGTATACCTGAAAATATCGAACCAAAAGATTGGTTAATGCTCTTCACTATGAAAACCAAGTCAAAAAGAAA aaaatatcttctatttttatggaaaactGAGAGGtcgaaagaaaatttgaaagcAAAGAAGGAATTAAAGAAGGCTGAAATGCTAACTAGAtgggaagaaagaaaaaaagaaaaagaccAAGACACTGgtgatataaaatatggacTCTTTCAAAATACACTATTTTTGCGTATATATCCAAAGACCATGCATGATTGGTTAAATGCTAGATTAATACGAAATATGATGTTTGAACCAAAACTTGTGTTTGATTGTAGTTATGAGGCTCATATGAACTCAAGTGAAATTCATAATTGCGCCAAACAACTGACCATGGCATTTGCCAAAAATCGCAGTCACGATAGCCCCATGTGTTTTTACTTCtgtaatttaaacaaagaTGGAATGCTTAAACAGTTCTTCCACCGCAACATGCCTAACTTAATGGATGATGATTTTCCAGCTTTTGTAACATCGCAATcctatttagaaatttttccaaaagatCAGTTAGTGTATCTTACTCCACATTGTAAAACAGATATGGTTGAATATGATCCTGATTTGGTATACATCATAGGTGCAATGGTAGACaag AGCAATCCACAACCCTTTTCTCTAGCAAAAGCCAAAAGGTATGGCATTCGCATGGCTAAATTGCCCTTAGAGAAGCATTTAGCATGGGGCACAAGttccaataaaaatttaaccatTGATCAGATGACGACAATATTATTGGACTTAAAACATACACGAAATTGGGAGAAAGCGTTAAAACAGAATGTACCATGTAGAAAGTTAAAAGAAGCTAGAGAAAATGCATTACAAATGAAAGTGAACAAATTTTCACGCTTTCAAGCACAGAATTTTCAGTCTCAAAATATAGAATCCAATATTCAGACTCAAAATACAGAATCCAATATTCAGACAGAGTTAACATttcataatagaaaaaaaatgtaa
- the Pep gene encoding zinc finger protein on ecdysone puffs, whose amino-acid sequence MSFNRGIKRDSFGNRGNYNRSSSGGSSGGGNRVSNNMGNSGMGNNMSGGMSGSGGMGGMNPWESGMMPGRGILPTPNNNLSLASPQTQLAIASNLLTNLLRSQQEVQPQVPSLMSLGNNYSGPGPNYPNQQNYSPRRFSERPVRHPMKNQRPQPYNKMGNRAREGPAGRRGPSAQQSRAPQSGSQRMNGNQMQHRNDKSSKPIPASKQNQTAKKEQQDVKTSDSEKAEPPVPKSDGADESEDKKRDRKDEKKETEEVIAKTESIKAEDTEKKVEKSAEDSASKEAKESGKNEKENAKATGKKSEARHAESRYAEVPMNHMFCHICNKHMWDGFSFENHLRGRAHQLMMEKLDESYKLKVDLMRHELRVAEEQRELSLNNSKRRGKKVSVDLSTREYCTMCDLNFYGTLSTHRKSEKHQQLKTFLHPRCFPCLKEFPSRIEYDEHCLTPAHMKNAVQCEEQRKNKKKEKLAKGEAEVRTAEDEEKDVCHDVKNEKEEDSGEQEYIIDITENINEKKFKLPSYKYCRQNQVLIGKSMVKEAQGFYCERCRRFMLLAEDMNAHLRSITHYRNFVAEVKSLTTSAAAPESKETVSTDNEKNDSEIQDNSDGNWKRRKISNDDDESDDKLNDTLDSDSMNVTLKKSDGEEKYDPLEADAAESEEDDNREVEEEAKETTTGNANAQDSKKTAVDEAWADITNDVDVEMGNLIDDADEKEHADHEKPVQKVERNHSPQVKPASRGRGYARIRGGPRARRARR is encoded by the exons ATGTCGTTTAATCGAGGAATAAAAAGAGATTCCTTCGGAAATCGAGGGAATTACAATCGAAGCAGTAGTGGAGGCAGCAGCGGCGGTGGCAACAGAGTCAGCAATAACATGGGTAACAGTGGCATGGGAAATAACATGAGTGGAGGAATGAGTGGGAGCGGAGGTATGGGTGGAATGAATCCCTGGGAGAGTGGTATGATGCCCGGTAGAGGTATTTTACCCACGCctaataataatctttcccTGGCATCGCCACAAACTCAGCTAGCGATTGCTAGCAATCTTCTTACCAATCTACTTCGCAGTCAGCAAGAAGTGCAACCACAG GTACCGTCTCTCATGAGCcttggaaataattattccggTCCAGGACCGAATTATCCGAATCAACAAAACTATTCCCCCAGACGGTTCAGCGAGCGACCTGTGCGGCATCCTATGAAGAACCAACGTCCTCAGCCTTACAACAAG ATGGGCAATCGAGCCCGAGAAGGCCCCGCTGGGCGACGTGGCCCATCCGCACAACAATCTCGTGCACCCCAGTCTGGCAGTCAACGTATGAACGGAAACCAAATGCAACATCGCAACGATAAATCTTCTAAACCAATTCCTGCCTCTAAACAAAATCAGACTGCCAAAAAGGAACAGCAGGATGTTAAGACCTCTGATAGTGAAAAAGCAGAACCGCCTGTTCCGAAAAG CGATGGAGCGGACGAGTCTGAGGACAAGAAGCGCGATAGGAAGGATGAGAAGAAGGAGACAGAAGAAGTAATTGCAAAAACAGAAAGTATAAAAGCAGAAGATACTGAGAAAAAAGTGGAAAAGTCTGCGGAAGATTCCGCATCAAAGGAAGCAAAAGAATCTGGCAAAAACGAGAAGGAAAATGCGAAAGCGACCGGCAAGAAATCGGAAGCTAGACACGCCGAGAGTCGTTACGCCGAAGTCCCGATGAATCACATGTTTTGTCACATTTGCAACAAGCATATGTGGGACGGATTT tCTTTTGAGAATCATTTACGCGGACGTGCGCATCAGCTGATGATGGAAAAGTTGGACGAATCGTACAAATTAAAGGTCGATTTGATGAGGCATGAGTTGCGAGTTGCTGAAGAACAGCGCGAACTTAGCTTGAACAACTCGAAGCGACGCGGCAAAAAA GTTTCTGTAGATTTAAGTACGAGAGAATACTGTACAATGTGTGATTTGAACTTTTATGGAACTTTGTCCACGCATAGAAAGAGCGAGAAGCATCAACAActgaaaacatttttgcatCCCCGATGCTTTCCCTGTTTAAAGGAGTTCCCATCTCGCATAGAATATGATGAGCACTGCTTAACACCCGCTCACATGAAGAATGCTGTTCAGTGCGAGGAACAACggaaaaataagaagaaag aaaaactGGCAAAGGGAGAAGCTGAAGTTCGTACTGCAGAAGATGAGGAGAAAGATGTTTGCCATGATGTAAAGAACGAAAAAGAAGAGGATTCAGGAGAACAAGagtatattatagatattacagaaaatataaatgagaaaaaattcaaactaCCGTCTTACAAGTATTGTCGCCAGAATCAAGTCTTGATTG GTAAATCTATGGTCAAAGAGGCTCAAGGATTTTATTGCGAGCGTTGTCGACGATTTATGTTATTGGCTGAAGATATGAACGCTCATTTGCGCAGCATCACTCACTATCGAAACTTTGTAGCGGAAGTGAAATCATTGACAACAAGTGCAGCAGCTCCAGAATCGAAGGAAACTGTTTCAACTGAC aatgaaaaaaatgatagcgAAATTCAGGATAATTCAGATGGAAATTGGAAACGTCGTAAGATCAGTAATGACGATGATGAGAGTGATGACAAGCTAAACGATACGCTAGATAGTGATAGCATGAATGTGACACTGAAGAAGTCGGATGGTGAGGAGAAGTACGATCCGTTGGAAGCCGACGCTGCCGAATCGGAGGAAGATGATAATCGCGAAGTGGAGGAAGAAGCGAAGGAAACTACGACGGGAAATGCTAACGCGCAGGACTCTAAAAAGACAGCGGTGGACGAAGCATGGGCAGACATAACTAACGATGTAGACGTTGAAATGGGTAATCTGATTGACGATGCGGACGAAAAGGAGCATGCCGATCATGAAAAACCCGTGCAGAAAGTAGAGCGAAATCATAGTCCTCAAGTGAAGCCGGCCTCTCGCGGCCGTGGATACGCGCGCATTCGCGGTGGTCCACGTGCCAGGAGAGCTCGGCGATAA
- the LOC105678625 gene encoding sphingomyelin phosphodiesterase isoform X2 encodes MPNQSKTSSSCIFLLCCIFLTSSIWVAVGNPIWHKTKREAEIASTNWTALADEWVTKAKARANDRMDIALLPFNDKFRKLPPTAETFIVNGTSAEQMARLNYSRMLWDMETVQPTGHLSGFVDKALKLLDLRQVMMEVETSVMSKVSCTACKVGAGLLQHYIKAGKSDEEIMASIYQFCVSLNIQSARVCHGVTLLFGGEVIYVLKKVNMGPAQICSFVIGDACDDAFNPLHEWEVAFPPVKKPPIKPPIPPQEAAPTFKVLHISDTHYDPYYQEGANAECNEPLCCRLTNGAPLTASAGAGRWGDYRKCDTPKRTIDHMLKHIADTHSDIDYILWTGDLPPHDVWNQTREENLKVLRDTVTQMVEMFPGIPIFPALGNHESAPVNSFPPPFVPEENSISWLYDDLDKHWRRWLPAGVSHTVRRGAFYSVLVRPGFRILSVNMNYCNNKNWWLLLNSTDPVSELQWLVYELQGAEISGEKVHIIGHIPPGHSDCLKVWSRNYYHIINRYESTITAQFFGHTHYDEFQIFYDTSDLGRALSIAYVGPSVSPYYDLNPGYRIYYVDGDHAKTTRMVVDHESWVMNLKEANLYDYPIWHKLYSARQAYQMTSLLPKDWDSLIDKMANEPALFDLYYKHYYKNSPVRPACNDECRKRLLCDLRSGRSHDRKALCQSLEARIDVETRTGWRAWIYKGLALSMSVVMAIPRFAYNLPKYVLGLG; translated from the exons ATGCCAAATCAAAGCAAGACATCGTCAAGCTGCATCTTCTTATTATGCTGCATCTTTTTAACGAGTTCGATATGGGTTGCTGTCG GAAATCCCATCTGGCACAAAACGAAACGAGAAGCAGAGATAGCGTCGACCAACTGGACCGCGTTGGCCGACGAATGGGTCACGAAGGCGAAGGCCAGGGCCAACGATCGAATGGACATCGCTCTGCTGCCGTTCAACGACAAATTCCGGAAATTGCCGCCAACGGCGGAGACTTTCATCGTTAACGGCACAAGTGCGGAACAAATGGCACGG TTAAATTACTCGCGGATGCTGTGGGACATGGAAACAGTCCAGCCGACTGGCCATCTGTCCGGATTCGTGGACAAAGCTCTTAAGCTGCTGGACCTGCGGCAGGTGATGATGGAAGTGGAGACCTCCGTGATGTCCAAGGTCTCGTGCACCGCTTGCAAAGTCGGTGCTGGCTTGCTGCAGCATTACATAAAGGCCGGCAAGAGCGACGAGGAGATCATGGCCAGTATATACCAGTTCTGCGTATCGCTCAACATACAAAGCGCCCGCGTTTGTCACGGAGTCACTTTGCTCTTCGGG GGAGAAGTAATTTACGTGCTGAAGAAGGTAAACATGGGTCCAGCGCAGATCTGCAGCTTCGTGATCGGCGACGCGTGCGACGACGCGTTTAATCCGCTGCACGAGTGGGAGGTGGCCTTCCCGCCGGTCAAGAAACCTCCGATCAAGCCGCCAATACCGCCGCAGGAAGCTGCGCCGACCTTCAAGGTCCTGCACATCTCCGACACGCACTACGACCCATACTATCAAGAGGGCGCAAACGCCGAGTGTAATGAGCCGCTTTGCTGCCGGCTGACGAACGGTGCCCCGTTGACCGCCTCGGCCGGAGCCGGACGATGGGGAGATTACCGCAAGTGTGACACGCCTAAACGCACGATCGACCACATGCTCAAGCACATCGCCGACACACATTCG gacattgattatattttgtgGACGGGCGATTTGCCGCCTCATGACGTATGGAATCAAACACGTGAAGAAAATCTAAAAGTGTTGCGTGACACGGTCACGCAGATGGTGGAGATGTTCCCCGGCATACCGATATTTCCGGCCTTGGGGAATCACGAAAGCGCGCCGGTCAACAG ttttccgCCACCTTTCGTGCCTGAAGAAAACAGCATTTCCTGGCTGTATGACGATCTGGATAAGCACTGGCGGCGTTGGTTGCCAGCCGGTGTGTCGCACACCGTTCGTCGCGGCGCCTTCTATTCGGTCTTGGTTCGGCCAGGTTTCAGAATACTCTCGGTCAACATGAATTACTGTAACAACAAAAACTGGTGGTTGCTGTTGAACAGCACGGATCCGGTTAGCGAGCTGCAGTGGCTCGTGTACGAGCTGCAGGGTGCCGAGATAAGCGGCGAGAAGGTGCACATAATCGGCCATATTCCTCCCGGACACTCGGATTGTCTTAAGGTGTGGTCGAGGAACTACTACCACATCATTAATCG ATATGAATCAACGATCACGGCCCAGTTCTTCGGACACACGCATTACGACGAGTTCCagatattttatgatacatCAGACCTTGGCAGAGCGCTCAGCATCGCCTACGTCGGTCCTTCGGTCTCGCCTTACTATGATCTCAATCCGGGCTATCGCATATACTACGTCGATGGTGACCACGCGAAGACGACAAGA ATGGTCGTCGATCACGAGAGCTGGGTCATGAATCTCAAAGAGGCGAACCTTTACGATTACCCAATCTGGCATAAACTGTACAGCGCGCGACAAGCCTACCAAATGACGTCGCTCTTGCCGAAGGATTGGGACTCCTTGATCGACAAGATGGCCAACGAGCCAGCTCTCTTCGATCTCTACTACAA ACACTACTATAAGAATTCTCCGGTACGACCGGCATGCAATGACGAGTGTCGCAAGAGATTGCTGTGCGATCTACGCAGCGGAAGAAGCCACGATCGCAAAGCACTGTGCCAGAGTTTAGAAGCGAGAATTGATGTAGAAACGAGAACGGGATGGCGAGCATGGATTTACAAAGGACTTGCATTATC AATGTCCGTAGTGATGGCCATTCCCAGGTTTGCGTACAACCTACCAAAGTACGTCTTAGGATTGGGTTAA